Proteins encoded by one window of Haladaptatus sp. ZSTT2:
- a CDS encoding outer membrane protein assembly factor BamB family protein — MGGGEAREQFAQKTTRRDALKRLGGATIIGGALSTLPISVQATRTSKQDDWPMFKYDTARTSHSRRSKRPRKSSRELWRTTHLGSGTSPAVVDGIVYHGSRNHQLYAYDVDDGSVLWASEAEASLDPSRPSVANGIVYDGDIAGYLNAFNAQTGDLLWRFDTGEGQLSSGAVVANGMAFFGSFTGVLYAVNATTGDEHWRVETGGIIDHSPAYHNGTVYISSTDRHMYAIDGGTGTIKWMSPLPGGDRPRGFAVSDGSIYVGGQGGFYALDSADGSNRWQFDSGWVTNSPTVSDRFVYFGSNRNYVYAVERKSGEEQWRFALGDARFDGIISSPALVRNSLYFGSYDHNIYALNAKTGTLQWAYDTGSELTGSPAVVNRNLYIGIRLGGILALG; from the coding sequence ATGGGCGGGGGAGAAGCGCGTGAGCAGTTCGCTCAGAAAACTACTCGCAGAGACGCATTGAAGAGATTAGGAGGGGCAACGATCATTGGAGGGGCGCTATCAACTCTTCCAATTTCAGTCCAAGCAACACGTACTTCGAAGCAAGATGATTGGCCGATGTTCAAATACGATACTGCTCGAACAAGCCACAGTCGGCGGTCCAAACGTCCACGCAAGAGTAGCCGTGAGTTATGGCGAACAACTCATCTTGGGTCGGGTACGTCGCCAGCAGTCGTAGATGGAATTGTATACCATGGATCGAGAAATCATCAACTATACGCCTACGATGTGGATGATGGTTCTGTACTGTGGGCAAGCGAAGCCGAGGCGAGTCTCGATCCTTCTCGTCCATCGGTTGCCAATGGAATTGTGTATGATGGAGACATCGCGGGCTATCTAAACGCATTTAACGCCCAAACCGGAGACTTACTTTGGCGGTTTGACACTGGTGAAGGCCAACTATCGAGCGGTGCTGTAGTAGCCAACGGGATGGCATTCTTCGGGAGTTTTACAGGCGTGTTGTATGCTGTAAACGCCACCACTGGGGACGAACACTGGAGGGTTGAAACTGGCGGCATCATTGATCATTCACCAGCCTACCACAACGGAACTGTGTATATCTCTAGCACTGATAGACACATGTACGCGATTGACGGCGGTACTGGAACGATTAAGTGGATGAGTCCACTTCCAGGCGGTGATCGCCCTCGCGGGTTTGCAGTTTCTGATGGTTCCATTTATGTTGGGGGACAAGGAGGCTTTTATGCGCTTGATAGTGCTGATGGGTCAAATCGCTGGCAATTCGATTCAGGTTGGGTCACGAATTCACCAACAGTAAGTGATCGATTCGTCTATTTTGGAAGTAACAGAAATTACGTCTATGCGGTTGAGCGAAAAAGTGGTGAGGAACAGTGGCGTTTTGCTCTTGGCGATGCACGGTTTGATGGGATAATCTCGTCACCTGCACTCGTACGCAACAGCCTTTATTTCGGCAGCTATGACCACAATATCTATGCATTAAACGCAAAAACTGGGACGTTACAGTGGGCCTACGATACAGGTAGCGAACTGACTGGTTCACCAGCAGTTGTTAATCGGAACTTGTACATCGGAATCCGCTTGGGTGGTATCCTTGCTCTTGGCTAG
- a CDS encoding type B DNA-directed DNA polymerase yields the protein MAFKFDYRDGDVLAWSLTDEGATYERDESFTPTIYVSVHGDGALSDVSAVLRDHPAVSHVREVSERISFRHDPESVLEVGVTTLDAVTTLAHTISAWGSPGTYRLYNVDFSREYRYCLEEGIMPLPERELRVLSLATPESNLSRGRITTLELDEEVVEGTPTEILDVLSARLTEYDPDVFLLSTSELVPALYEQARQVGDDEFQLGRLPGWEQLAGKSTYTSYGCVGHSPARYNLPGRVIIDRSNTFMWNQTNLDGCLDLVKRSGKPLQELAWASIGNILTAIEIKEARRRGVLIPWHSWRHEQFKTMGQLHEADRGGFTFAPNVGLHEDVHELDFSSLYPNIIVTRNVSPEKIRCDCHAGREDVPGLGYCICDERGYLPDVLEPIIADRDAYKRELAETDDSERQAVLEGRSNALKWILVSSFGYQGFSNAKFGRIECHEAINAFARQILLDAKDVFEENGWRVVHGIVDSLWVTSVEGEEQTPLDELAKEITEQVGIRLEYEAAYDWIAFVPMRSSNAGALTKYFGKKENGEYKYRGIEVRQRSTPPFVKEAQKDLIEMLDKHRSPEMVCDRLQLWLQKLRTGNVEMSDLVITNRVSKSLEEYSQSTRNVAALERASKLGRPRGPGQKVQYVVVDDSLRDIDRVALASEHPSEYDVEFYCDLLLRAAESVISPLGWRQSRISSYISGRVDASLSAY from the coding sequence ATGGCGTTCAAATTCGACTACCGCGACGGCGACGTGCTCGCGTGGTCGCTCACCGACGAGGGTGCGACGTACGAACGCGATGAGTCGTTCACGCCCACCATCTACGTTTCAGTGCACGGGGATGGCGCTCTCTCGGACGTTTCGGCCGTGCTTCGTGACCATCCCGCGGTATCGCACGTTCGAGAGGTGAGCGAGCGGATTAGCTTTCGCCACGACCCCGAATCCGTCCTCGAAGTCGGCGTCACCACACTCGATGCGGTCACGACACTCGCCCACACGATTAGCGCGTGGGGGTCACCGGGGACGTATCGCCTCTACAACGTGGATTTCTCGCGGGAGTATCGCTACTGCCTCGAAGAAGGCATCATGCCACTGCCCGAGCGCGAGCTTCGCGTCCTGTCGCTCGCCACGCCCGAATCGAATCTGAGCCGGGGGCGTATCACGACGCTCGAACTCGATGAGGAGGTCGTAGAAGGCACACCAACAGAGATACTGGATGTTCTCTCCGCTCGCCTCACCGAGTACGACCCGGACGTGTTCTTACTCTCGACGAGCGAACTCGTTCCCGCGCTCTACGAGCAGGCACGACAGGTTGGCGACGACGAGTTCCAACTCGGGCGGCTTCCCGGATGGGAGCAACTCGCGGGGAAATCGACGTACACGAGCTACGGTTGCGTGGGGCACTCGCCTGCTCGCTACAACCTGCCGGGTCGGGTCATCATCGACCGGAGTAACACGTTCATGTGGAATCAGACGAATCTCGATGGCTGTCTTGACCTCGTGAAGCGATCTGGGAAACCACTTCAAGAACTCGCGTGGGCGTCGATTGGGAACATTCTGACGGCAATCGAAATCAAGGAAGCGCGTCGTCGAGGTGTCCTCATCCCGTGGCATTCGTGGCGGCACGAGCAGTTCAAAACGATGGGCCAACTCCACGAAGCCGACCGTGGCGGGTTCACGTTCGCGCCAAATGTCGGCCTCCACGAGGACGTCCATGAACTCGATTTCTCCTCGCTGTATCCGAACATCATCGTGACGCGGAACGTGAGTCCCGAAAAGATTCGGTGTGACTGTCACGCTGGCCGCGAAGACGTGCCCGGGCTTGGCTACTGCATCTGTGACGAGCGCGGGTATCTCCCTGATGTGCTCGAACCAATCATTGCAGACCGTGATGCGTACAAGCGCGAACTCGCAGAGACAGACGACTCAGAGCGACAAGCCGTGCTCGAAGGTCGGTCGAACGCCCTGAAGTGGATTCTCGTTTCATCGTTCGGGTATCAGGGATTCTCGAATGCGAAGTTCGGGCGTATCGAGTGCCACGAGGCAATCAACGCCTTCGCGCGGCAGATTCTCCTCGATGCGAAGGACGTGTTCGAGGAAAACGGATGGCGTGTCGTCCACGGCATCGTGGACAGTCTGTGGGTGACGTCCGTCGAGGGCGAAGAACAGACGCCGCTCGATGAACTTGCCAAAGAAATCACTGAGCAGGTCGGGATTCGCTTGGAGTACGAGGCGGCCTACGACTGGATTGCGTTCGTGCCCATGCGGTCGAGCAACGCGGGGGCGCTCACGAAGTACTTCGGGAAGAAGGAGAATGGCGAGTACAAGTACCGAGGGATTGAGGTTCGCCAGCGGAGTACGCCTCCATTCGTCAAAGAAGCGCAGAAGGATTTGATAGAGATGCTTGATAAACATCGGTCGCCCGAGATGGTGTGTGACCGACTGCAGCTCTGGTTACAGAAACTCAGGACGGGGAACGTCGAGATGTCTGATCTTGTCATCACGAATCGCGTCTCGAAGTCGTTAGAGGAGTATTCACAATCGACGCGGAACGTGGCCGCACTGGAGCGAGCGTCGAAACTGGGACGGCCTCGTGGTCCGGGGCAGAAAGTCCAGTACGTCGTGGTCGATGATTCACTGCGAGACATCGACCGGGTTGCCCTTGCGAGCGAACACCCGAGCGAGTACGACGTCGAGTTCTATTGCGACCTCTTACTTCGGGCAGCGGAGAGTGTAATTTCTCCCCTCGGGTGGCGACAGTCGAGGATTTCGTCGTATATTTCAGGAAGAGTGGATGCGTCGCTCAGTGCGTATTGA